The genomic interval TCATACGAACTACCTGAACCTGTTCGGCCTATGAAAGAATGGATGCAACGCACGGAACTGTTGCTGGGAAGCGACCGCATCGAACGATTGCGAAACGCCCGCGTACTGGTCGTCGGACTCGGCGGCGTCGGGGCCTATGCGGCCGAAGCGATCGCGCGGGCCGGCGTCGGAACCATGACGATAGCGGATGCCGATGCGGTGTCCGAATCGAACATCAACCGCCAGCTGCCGGCCTTGCACAGCACGGTCGGCGAGCCGAAAGCCGAGGTCATGGCCCGACGGCTGCTGGACATCAACCCGGGATTGCGACTGACGGTCGTACGAAGATACATCCGCGACGAGGAGACCGAGACGCTGCTCGACGAAGGGTTCGACTACGTCGTCGACGCGATCGACACCCTCTCGCCCAAGGCGGGCCTGATCCGGTCTTGTCTCGAGCGGGACATTCCGGTCGTCAGCTCGATGGGGGCCGGAGCGAAAACCGACCCGACGCGGGTACGGATCGAGGACATCGCCCGGTCGCATCACTGTCCGCTCGCGCACATGCTACGCAAGCGCCTGCACAAGATGGGTATCCGGACGGGATTCTACGTCGTATTCTCGGACGAGCCCGTGCGCGAAGGCTCGATGATGCTGTGCGAGGAGACGAACAAGAAGTCGAACGTCGGCACGATCTCCTACATGCCGGCCGTCTTCGGCTGCCACTGCGCCTCGGTCGTGATTCGCGGGCTGATCGGAGAAATGCCGCCGGCCGCATTCGCTGCGGAAACTCGGGACAACGTGCGGCACGGATAGCCGACAAGTCCCGCCGGATCGGGTCCAGCGTCATCTAACAGACCGCCCGCACCGGAACCGGCAGAAACGCCGGCAGGCACAATGCCGATGCAAAGTATGACCGACCTGCTTTCCGACCGGCCATATGCAACCATGTTTCAGAACCCGCCGAACCGCGCCGCATACCGATTCCGCGACCGGAAACGACCAATCCGCAACGACAAAAAAACGGGAGGCATTCCCGCCTCCCGCGTAAACATTTTCGGGCTTCCAAAACAACAGTCTACATTTCGATCAGCGCTTTTCCGGTCATTTCCTCAGGCTGAGGCAGCCCCATCAGCTTCAGCACGGTCGGAGCCACGTCGGCCAGTACCCCGTTACGCACGCTCTTGACCCGGTCCGAAACGACGATAACAGGAACCGGATTCAACGAATGGGCCGTATTGGGCGTTCCGTCCGCGTTCTCGGCATGGTCGGCATTGCCGTGATCGGCAATCAGCACGACCTCGTACCCGTTGACCTTGGCGGTCTCGACCACGTCGTGCACGCAAGCGTCGACGGCCTTAACCGCCTTGAAAATCGCATCGTAAACTCCCGTGTGCCCCACCATGTCGCCGTTGGCGAAGTTCAGGCAGATGAAATCGAACTTCTTCTTGTTCAGTTCGGCCACCAGTTTGTCCTTCACCTCGTAAGCGCTCATTTCGGGCTGCAGGTCGTAAGTGGCCACTTTGGGAGACGGAACCAGAATCCGCTCCTCTCCTTCGAAAGTCTCCTCGCGACCGCCATTGAGAAAGAACGTCACATGGGCGTATTTTTCCGTCTCGGCGATACGCAACTGCCTGAGTCCCTGCTTCGACACATACTCGCCGATCGTATTGACGACGTTCTCCTTGTCGAACAGGATGTGCAATCCCTCGAACTTCGCATCGTAAGGCGTCATGCAGCAATAATAGAGCGGCAGCCGCTTCATGCCGAACTCGGGCATATCCTGCTGCGTCAGTGCGATCGTCAGTTCCTTCGCACGGTCGTTGCGGAAATTGAAGAAGATCACGACGTCGCCTTCGCGGATCGTGCCGAGCGGACGGTCCTCGCCGTCGACGCAGACGATCGGCTTGATGAACTCGTCGGTCACGCCCTCGTCGTAAGACTTCTGCACGGCGGCGACCGGATCGGACGCCTTCTCGCCCTCGCCCTTTACGAGCAGGTCGTATGCCAGCTTGACGCGCTCCCAACGCTTGTCGCGGTCCATCGCATAGTAGCGGCCGACGATCGACGCGATCCGGCCGGCCGACCCTTTCAGATGACTCTGCAACGCTTCGATAAAACCCTTGCCGCTGCGCGGATCGGTATCGCGTCCGTCCATGAAGCAATGCACGAAAGTCTTATCCACGCCGTAATGCTTCGATATGTCGCAAAGCTTAAAGAGATGGTCCAGCGAACTGTGAACCCCGCCGTCCGAGACGAGGCCCATGAAATGCACCTGCTTGCCGTTCTCTTTCGCATAAGAAAATGCCTTGACGATTTCGGGATTCTTCAGAATCGAGTCGTCGCGGCAGGCGCGGTTGATTTTCACGAGGTCCTGATAGACGACGCGCCCGGCACCGATATTGAGGTGACCCACTTCGGAATTGCCCATCTGTCCCTCGGGCAAGCCGACATTTTCGCCGTCGGTGCGCAGCTGTGCGGAAGGATACGTCGCTTCCAGCGAGTCGATATACTCGGGATGAGCCGAGAACACGACATCGTCGTGACCGTGATCGCCTTTGCCCCAGCCGTCCAGAATCATCAGTAACACTTTGTTTGCCATAGCCTTTGCCGTTTTAATTTCGGGACGCGCCCAACGCACGCCCCTCGAGTTGTTTTTATCGTTTCAATTGAGTCTTTATCAATTCGACCGCCCGGAAGATCGCTTTCTCGATTCCGGCGACATCCTTGCCTCCGGCCGTCGCATAGAAAGGCTGTCCGCCGCCGCCGCCGCTTATCTCCTTGGCCGCCTCGCGCACCACTTTCGAAGCATCGACGCCCCGGGAGACGATCTCGTCGCCGAGCATGACCGTCAACGCGGGCTTGCCTCCGACAGCCGACCCGATCACGAATACCAGGTTCGGAAACTTCGGCTTCAGTCCGAACGCGATCCCCTTGACGATATCGGGCAGGAAATCGGCCTGTCGGGCAATCAGCACGATGCCGTCTTCTTCGGTCAGAGTCGGCTCGATCGACTCGACGATCGAACGGATGCGCTCGCGCTTTCCCTCCTCGATCTGCTTGTTCAGCTCCGCATTTTCCTCAACGAGCTTCTTGATGGCCTGCGTGACGGAAGGATTGTTCACGTATTGCTGAATGCCTCTCAGCGTGTCCTCCAGACCGTAGACGAACTCCGCCGCCCGCTGCGCCGTCACGGCCTCGATACGGCGCACGCCGGCCGAGGTCGCGCTCTCGGAGAGAATCTTGAAGAAGCCTATGTTCCCCGTCCGGGCAACATGCGTTCCGCCGCACAACTCGACCGATTCGCCGTACCGAATCACGCGCACCCGCTCGCCGTACTTCTCGCCGAAAAGCATCATCGCCCCCATCGAGCGGGCCTCGTCGATCGGACAATCCCGCCGCTCCTCCAGCGCGTAGTCGCTCCGGATGTCGGCATTGACGAGCCGCTCGACCTCCCGGATCTGCTCGTCGGTCACCTTTTGGAAATGCGAGAAATCGAAACGCAGATAATCGGGACACACGAGCGAGCCTTTCTGCTCGACATGCGTGCCGAGCACCCGGCGCAGCGCTTTGTGCAACAGGTGAGTGGCCGTATGGTTGGCGGCCGTCGCCGCTCTGGCTCCGGCATCGACGACGGCATGGAAATCGGCGGCCAGATCCGCCGGCAGACGGTCGACCAGATGGATCGTCAGATTGTTCTCCTTAAGCGTATCGGTCACGGTGATACGCTCGCCTCCGGCCTCGATATATCCCTTGTCGCCGGTCTGCCCTCCCGAATTGCCGTAGAAAGGCGTATGATCGAAAACGAGCTGGAAATAAGTCTTGTTTTTGGCTTTCACGCGGCGATAGCGCGAAATGCGCACGTCGCTTTCGAGCGTATCGTAGCCGACGAACCGGCTCTCGACGATCGGCAGCAGTTCGACCCAATCGTCCGTATCGACGGCCGCCGCATTGCGCGAGCGTTCTTTCTGGCGTTGCAGTTCGACGGCGAAAGCGTCCGTATCGACCTTCATGCCGCCTTCCGAGGCGATCAGTTCGGTCAGATCGATCGGGAAACCGTAGGTATCGTACAGCAGAAACGCATCGCTGCCGCCGATCGTGTCGCTGCCGGCCGAGCGAGCCTTGCTCATGACGCCCTCGAGCAGGCTGATGCCCGTCGAAAGCGTCCTCAGGAACGCGTTTTCCTCCTCCTCGATCACTTTTACGATCAGTTCCCGCTGGGCGACCAGTTCGGGGAACTGCCCGCCCATCTGAGCGACCAGCCCGTCGACCAGCCGGCAGATAAACGGCTCGTCGAAACCGAGGTAGGTATAACCGTACCGGACGGCGCGACGCAAGATGCGACGGATCACGTACCCGGCCTTGACATTCGACGGAAGCTGACCGTCGGCAATCGAGAACGCGATCGCGCGCAGATGGTCGGCGACCACCCGCATGGCGACATCGGTCTTCGGATCGTCGCCGTAGCGACGGCCGCACATCTCGCCCAGCCGGCAGATCGTCGGCTGGAAGACATCCGTGTCGTAGTTGCTCTGCTTGCCTTGCAATACCATGCACAGCCGCTCGAAGCCCATGCCCGTATCGACATGGCGGGCCGGCAGCGGTTCGAGCCGTCCGTCGGCCTTGCGGTTGAACTGCATGAACACCAGATTCCATATCTCGATAACCAGATGGTGTCCCTTATTGACCAGCTCGCGCCCGTCCAGCCCGCGACGCTCCTCGTCGCTCCGCAGGTCGTAGTGTATCTCGCTGCAAGGGCCGCAGGGACCGGTATCGCCCATCTCCCAGAAATTGTCGTGCTTATTGCCCAGAATGATGTGATCTTCGGGCAAGAACCGTTTCCAATATCCGTAAGCCTCGTCGTCCCGCTCGATACCCTCCTCGGGACTGCCTTCGAAAATCGTCGCGTACAGCCGCTCCTTGGGCAGTCCGTACACGTCAACGAGCAGTTCCCATGCCCAAGAGATCGCTTCCTTTTTGAAATAGTCGCCGAACGACCAGTTGCCGAGCATCTCGAACATCGTATGGTGATAGGTGTCGAGGCCGACCTCCTCCAAATCGTTATGCTTGCCCGAAACGCGCAGGCATTTCTGAGAATCGGCCACCCGGCGGTCCCGGATCGGGCTGTTGCCCAGAAACAGATCCTTGAACTGGTTCATGCCGGCATTGGTGAACATCAGCGTAGGGTCGTTCTTGACGACCATCGGTGCCGAGGGAACGATCCGATGGCCCTTGCTGCGGAAAAAATCGAGAAACGTCTCCCGAATCTGATTGGAATCCATAATCGAGTTATACTAACTGAATACCCTTGTTCGTTAATCCATAGAGGTTGCAAAATTAAGCAATTTGGTCTAATTTTGCGTACTTTCGGGGGCAGAATTAACGAAATGGCGAAAAAACGATACAAATTCAATCCGCAGACGCTGACCTACGAGGTGATCGCCATCCCGTTGCGCATCCGGTTCTACCGCATCCTGAGGAAAATACTGGTCGGATTCATTCTGGCCTCGATCGCCAACCTGCTGTTCTCGTTCTTTTTCTATACTCCGAAAATGTATCGTATCAGCGAGCGAAACAACGAACTGATGCTCCAGTACGAAATGCTCGGCGACAAAATCCGAGCGGCGACCGCCAAACTCGACGAGCTGCGCCACCGGGACAACAGGGTCTACCGCTCGCTGTTCGGCGTCGACTCGCTGAGCGTGCACGGCGTCTACACGCCCTACCCCGCCGCGAAATACGGCAGCATGAAGGACGATCCGTACGCCCCGCAGATGATCGGTACGTGGCTCGAGCTGGACCGGATGACGAGGCTGCTGTATCAGGAGTCGAAATCGCTCGACCAGCTCGAGGTCATGGCCAAAAGCAAGGAGCTGATGGCCGACGCGATCCCCGCGATCTGGCCGATCGACCGACGGAACCTGCGCGGACACATCGGCGCGTTCGGCTCGCGCGTGCATCCGATATCGGGACGAATCTCGGGGCATCAGGGTATCGATCTGGGCGGACGGACAGGCAATCCGGTCTATGCGACCGGAGACGGCACGGTCGCGTTCAACAACGAGGGCGTGCGCGGATACGGGTTGCAAGTGCTGATCGACCACGGTTTCGGTTATAAGACCCGTTATGCGCATCTGAGCAAGATACTCGTCTCCCCGGGACAGAAAGTCAAGCGTGGCGAGCTGATCGGAGAGGTCGGCAGCACCGGACGCTCGACCGGGCCGCACCTGCACTACGAGGTAATCTACCGGGGCCAGCACGTCGATCCGATCAACTACTTCAGTCGCGACATGACCGAGGCCGAATTCGAAAAGATCATCGAGTCGGCGCGGGCGACCACCTATGAAACGGAATAAGACCATGAGCGAGAACAGCCGACCGACCCGCTTCAAGGACCTCGTGCCTCGCTGGCAGGAGCAGAGCGAGAATTTCAAGAAGAAATTCCTGCGCGGGGTGGTTCATGCGTTCGCGTGGACCGGAATGGCCGTACTCTACTACTTTGCGTTCTCGATCTTTTTCGACACGCCGCTGGAATACGAAATGAAGCATTCGACCCGAATGCTCAGGCAACAGTACGACTCGCTCAGCCGACGCTACGACACGATAGAGAAGGTGCTGATGAACGTCATCGACCGGGACCGAAGCGTGTTCCGAACCCTGTTCGAGTCGGACCCCTATAATTTCGATACCGATTTCGAGAAAAAGAAGTGGGAGGCTCAGGAAAAGCTGCTGACCAAGTCGAACAAGGAACTCGGCAAGCTTTTCCTCGAAAAACTCCGCTCGTTCGAGAAACGCGGCAGCGAGCAGCTTTTCACCCTCGCAACGCTCGAACAGGCCGCCGACTCGCTCAAGGACCGGTTCGACAACATCCCGGCCATACAGCCCGTCATCAACAAGGAGCTCACGCTGCTCACCGCCTCCTACGGCATGCGCATCCACCCGTTTTACAAAAGTCTCGCGGCCCATCAGGGAGTCGACTACACGGTCAGCGAAGGTTCGCGCGTATTCGCCACCGCCGACGGACGCATCAAGGAGATTATCACCAAGCGCACCTCTTCGGGCAACACGGTGGTCATAGACCACGGCAACGGATACGAAACCGTATACAGCCACTTAGGCAAAATCTACGCGCGCCGGGGCGACCGCGTCCGTCGGGGCGACATCATCGCCCAGTCGGGCAACACGGGCCTGTCGCTCGCTCCGCACCTGCACTATGAAATCCGGCACAACGGCATGCGAGTCGACCCGATCCACTATTTCTTCATGGAGCTCGACTACGAGGAGTATCAGAAAATCGTCAAAATAGCCCAAACGGGCATGCAGTCATTCGATTGACAGGGGGTCTTCGCACAAAAAACAGGAACTTTTCTCTCACGCCCCGTATTTCCGTAGGGCACAATCGAAATATTTACTAATTTTGCCGTCAGTAGTTCATTTTCTAACCAAACGACTCACATGGCCACACTACGTTTCAAAGCCCTCGGCGAAATATCGCGCAGGGAACCGATCGAGCCCGAGCTTTCGGACAAGAAAATCTCCGACTATTTCGGAGCCGACGTCTTCGACCGCGAGAAAATGCGGCAGTATATTTCCAAGGAGGCTTACGAAAGCCTATGCGACGCGATCGACGAAGGACGCCGGATCGACCGCAAGATCGCCAACCAAGTCGCGCAAGGCATGAAGACGTGGGCCATGGAGAAAGGCGCGACCCACTACTCGCACTGGTTCCAGCCGCTGAACGACTCGACGGCCGAAAAGCACGACGCCTTTTTCGAGCCCATGTGGGGCGGAGGCTCGTTCGAAACGTTCAAGGGCGAGCTGCTCGTACAGCAGGAGCCCGACGCATCGAGCTTCCCGAACGGAGGGCTGCGCAATACGTTCGAGGCCCGGGGCTACTCGGCATGGGACCCCTCCTCGCCGGCATTCATACTCGACAAGACGCTCTGTATTCCCAGCATATTCATCGCCTATACGGGCGAAGCGCTCGACTTCAAAACCCCGCTGCTGAAATCGCTGACGGCGGTCGACAAGGCTGCCGTCGAGGTATGCCAGTATTTCGACAAGGACGTCGACAAGGTGAACGTGACGCTGGGCTGGGAACAGGAGTATTTTCTGGTGGACGAGGCGCTGTTTCTGGCCCGTCCCGACCTGATGCAGACCGGACGGACGCTGATGGGCCATATCGCGGCCAAGGACCAGCAGCTCGAC from Alistipes ihumii AP11 carries:
- the alaS gene encoding alanine--tRNA ligase gives rise to the protein MDSNQIRETFLDFFRSKGHRIVPSAPMVVKNDPTLMFTNAGMNQFKDLFLGNSPIRDRRVADSQKCLRVSGKHNDLEEVGLDTYHHTMFEMLGNWSFGDYFKKEAISWAWELLVDVYGLPKERLYATIFEGSPEEGIERDDEAYGYWKRFLPEDHIILGNKHDNFWEMGDTGPCGPCSEIHYDLRSDEERRGLDGRELVNKGHHLVIEIWNLVFMQFNRKADGRLEPLPARHVDTGMGFERLCMVLQGKQSNYDTDVFQPTICRLGEMCGRRYGDDPKTDVAMRVVADHLRAIAFSIADGQLPSNVKAGYVIRRILRRAVRYGYTYLGFDEPFICRLVDGLVAQMGGQFPELVAQRELIVKVIEEEENAFLRTLSTGISLLEGVMSKARSAGSDTIGGSDAFLLYDTYGFPIDLTELIASEGGMKVDTDAFAVELQRQKERSRNAAAVDTDDWVELLPIVESRFVGYDTLESDVRISRYRRVKAKNKTYFQLVFDHTPFYGNSGGQTGDKGYIEAGGERITVTDTLKENNLTIHLVDRLPADLAADFHAVVDAGARAATAANHTATHLLHKALRRVLGTHVEQKGSLVCPDYLRFDFSHFQKVTDEQIREVERLVNADIRSDYALEERRDCPIDEARSMGAMMLFGEKYGERVRVIRYGESVELCGGTHVARTGNIGFFKILSESATSAGVRRIEAVTAQRAAEFVYGLEDTLRGIQQYVNNPSVTQAIKKLVEENAELNKQIEEGKRERIRSIVESIEPTLTEEDGIVLIARQADFLPDIVKGIAFGLKPKFPNLVFVIGSAVGGKPALTVMLGDEIVSRGVDASKVVREAAKEISGGGGGQPFYATAGGKDVAGIEKAIFRAVELIKTQLKR
- the gpmI gene encoding 2,3-bisphosphoglycerate-independent phosphoglycerate mutase yields the protein MANKVLLMILDGWGKGDHGHDDVVFSAHPEYIDSLEATYPSAQLRTDGENVGLPEGQMGNSEVGHLNIGAGRVVYQDLVKINRACRDDSILKNPEIVKAFSYAKENGKQVHFMGLVSDGGVHSSLDHLFKLCDISKHYGVDKTFVHCFMDGRDTDPRSGKGFIEALQSHLKGSAGRIASIVGRYYAMDRDKRWERVKLAYDLLVKGEGEKASDPVAAVQKSYDEGVTDEFIKPIVCVDGEDRPLGTIREGDVVIFFNFRNDRAKELTIALTQQDMPEFGMKRLPLYYCCMTPYDAKFEGLHILFDKENVVNTIGEYVSKQGLRQLRIAETEKYAHVTFFLNGGREETFEGEERILVPSPKVATYDLQPEMSAYEVKDKLVAELNKKKFDFICLNFANGDMVGHTGVYDAIFKAVKAVDACVHDVVETAKVNGYEVVLIADHGNADHAENADGTPNTAHSLNPVPVIVVSDRVKSVRNGVLADVAPTVLKLMGLPQPEEMTGKALIEM
- a CDS encoding M23 family metallopeptidase, which encodes MSENSRPTRFKDLVPRWQEQSENFKKKFLRGVVHAFAWTGMAVLYYFAFSIFFDTPLEYEMKHSTRMLRQQYDSLSRRYDTIEKVLMNVIDRDRSVFRTLFESDPYNFDTDFEKKKWEAQEKLLTKSNKELGKLFLEKLRSFEKRGSEQLFTLATLEQAADSLKDRFDNIPAIQPVINKELTLLTASYGMRIHPFYKSLAAHQGVDYTVSEGSRVFATADGRIKEIITKRTSSGNTVVIDHGNGYETVYSHLGKIYARRGDRVRRGDIIAQSGNTGLSLAPHLHYEIRHNGMRVDPIHYFFMELDYEEYQKIVKIAQTGMQSFD
- a CDS encoding M23 family metallopeptidase, with product MAKKRYKFNPQTLTYEVIAIPLRIRFYRILRKILVGFILASIANLLFSFFFYTPKMYRISERNNELMLQYEMLGDKIRAATAKLDELRHRDNRVYRSLFGVDSLSVHGVYTPYPAAKYGSMKDDPYAPQMIGTWLELDRMTRLLYQESKSLDQLEVMAKSKELMADAIPAIWPIDRRNLRGHIGAFGSRVHPISGRISGHQGIDLGGRTGNPVYATGDGTVAFNNEGVRGYGLQVLIDHGFGYKTRYAHLSKILVSPGQKVKRGELIGEVGSTGRSTGPHLHYEVIYRGQHVDPINYFSRDMTEAEFEKIIESARATTYETE
- a CDS encoding ThiF family adenylyltransferase, with the translated sequence MKEWMQRTELLLGSDRIERLRNARVLVVGLGGVGAYAAEAIARAGVGTMTIADADAVSESNINRQLPALHSTVGEPKAEVMARRLLDINPGLRLTVVRRYIRDEETETLLDEGFDYVVDAIDTLSPKAGLIRSCLERDIPVVSSMGAGAKTDPTRVRIEDIARSHHCPLAHMLRKRLHKMGIRTGFYVVFSDEPVREGSMMLCEETNKKSNVGTISYMPAVFGCHCASVVIRGLIGEMPPAAFAAETRDNVRHG